The nucleotide sequence acaagtgttgttatttctctatagttacccacacttatattctgtctattctgctttgtcttgaacaaatattatttgaactgtgtctctatcttgatttggcaacaaaaactagaatgatatagaccataaagtgaccatggtacatagatatatgtttgtttcatgctgttatcctgtccactttactactgaactcatttaccaaaatgagtttgatatacaacatggtaaacatgtgatgtgtctgcttgtttctcttttagaatgcggacaaaatattggagaacagtaccgcgttatccaatggtaaaggaagtaatgcagataaggttcaagatagtgagacatccctgttggtctccaagaaagctgataaaaactatcttgacgacagtgagggaacccaaaagtcctgtcttgatgtagtgttcgagttactggccactactgctggcacaagctcttcgaactcgctgcctgaatcagttcgtcttcttgagtctcaacttcaagttgaaagacagcgatcagatgtgctgcgacaggaagctgaaggactgaggaagtccctgcagaattcagatgcatattttctggtgcaacagcaagcgctggaggatttaagcgccaaacaagagaaagttaataagcttgataagcatcttgccagcattatgggtacccaggatattgtttcttgagatcttctgaagtggtttcagttctggatttgttttcctgcgacgtttatttgcgctggtcgccaactttgacaaccagtgtatatgatatgctgctttgttccctatatttgcactggtggcgaactttgatgcccagtggatgtaatatgtgtgatagccgtgatagcctagcgttagttgcttgcttatttatttccttgttgtcttgtttatttgtttgcttgtagtcattgcagttctttttccgcggttttctagtggctgcaataacctattttttaaaactaggccacaataaccatgggctaatatttactgtagtgacactgggcctcctactggccgtagaaacagtgggccttctacgggccgtagaaacaatgggcctcctacgggccgtagaaacaatgggccttctgcgggtcgtatcatcgatgggccttatacgggccatatgatcgattggccaaacatgggccaaacagaccgcattatagccgtaaacgggctagagttggaatcgtccgttcatgggctgaccataacgggccatcattaataggccgtatttgatgacgctatgaaaacggcccaacgtattaacggacgacaaacgggccgactgtaaccacgggctgaatttggccacaAGCAGAGAATGACAGTAACGGgtccgtaagtaaacgaatgctggaaatgagcccaagaattaatgggatctgagaaggccgaaagataacatgggctggaaacggcccaacggaataacgggccattaatgggtataaagtgatacactgttcattctgggccagtttcaccacgggccgttaatgagtgtaaagtgatacactgttcattacgggccagtttcaccacgggccattaatgggccaagagttacaaatggcctcatatgggccaaaagacttcatgggccatacatgggccaggagtgaaaacgggctggaatcatattggatggcccagatgacgatactgggcctaattcgaatagggcgtaacgggccttgggttagtggttgtaaatgggctatatgcgaagagaccgttaacaggctttccatgggccggcccgccaccttttgaccaagtcaaatgggccggccttttcacaggaatgggcctctgttgggccgtgccacgtgtcgacgtatcataggcgccttctgtccaatgagtggatgacatctgtcgcaacgatgagccgacacatgtttcctccagccaataatgattttacacgtggaaaatccccattggttggggctgttaacgggttattggatccaaaacccgacccgatagcttaacggcattccgttatggtggatgccacgtgtcggtcacccttgacgaaagcacttctgtgacgcgtgatttatcgtcatggaagtggacacttccgtgatgataattttggtaatgtcatggaacacttctacgatagcacaggtatgactatcttgattctgtcataaaatagtcatggatgtacatgcatgacaaaaaacgcgacctacagtgacaaacacgtatcatcacggaagtgtattttttttgtagtgcttgctgCTGCTCCTGAGGAGCCCCgcctcgcagcggagcccgacgccTAGCACCACGGCCCCCCGGCGCGAATTGCCGGTGACGACCCGCCAGGTAGGAACCCCCCAGTTCCTCAGCCCTCGCGACAAAGTCGCCCAGCGAGCACGGCGGCCGCGCCCGCGACCGTCCCTCGCTCTCACTGCCTCCCGAACTTACCTGCCCTACCTCATCGTCGTCCGAGCTGTCGCCCGCCAGCACCCAAAAGCGGTTCCcacccagtggcggagctagctCAAGTTTAGAGCCCGGGCAAGATTGACGTGCGGCCATGTTAATAAGGTTTTGCCCAAGCAAACTCTTCACTAATCTAATTTTCTCTACTACAATTCCATGGACATGCAGCATGGGAGCCCGGGCAGCTGCCCCAGCTCGCCAGGTGCTGGCTCCGCCACTGTTCCCACCGGACGCCGCCGGCTGGCGCGAGCTCGAGGGCAAGGCCGCCCTTCTCCCCGTACCCTGCCGCACCGTCGTCCACGTGTCTAGCTCGCCGCACGCTTACAGATCCGTCAGCCACCCGCCCGCGGCACGGGGATCGCCCGGCCGTACAGGAGCCGTTGGGAGCGCGCTCTCCATCAACTCTCCTACAACTACTCGCACTCCCGTACATCCGTGTCTAGATAAATATAAGGCAAGAATTTTCGGACGACATCCGTGTCTAGATAAATATAAGGCAAgaattttcggacgaagggagtacttctCAATCACGGGGGATTGGGACGTGAATGCTAGTTGCAAAAAAGGGACAAGGACTTGCCTTGCCAGTTGCCATGGTCGTCGACAAGGAATGGGGGAGACACTTTGATGTGTCCGTGTGCCAACCCCCCCATACCCGGCATCACTCCACGCGGAGCCCCGCCACATGTATATTTTAACTTTGCTAGGAGCATTACATTCCATGGCTTTGCCGGGGCACCCGCCTGATCGGTTGGTGCTCTGGAACCCAAGCTGAACATGCACATCCAAACCGGTAAAACCCCTTCAATTCAACGGAACCCAAACTGAACATGCCGACGTATGGTTTGTGACTATATTCAATGGCATGGAGAAGGTTCGCCCCGCCCGTTAGTACTAAAAAAACGAGGAAGTACTTTTCTCAGTCACGGGCGATCGGGACGTGCGAATGGTAGTTGCAGAAACGGACATGCACTTGCTTTGCCAGTCGCCATGGTCGTCGTCGACAAGGACGTGCACTAGGCTGTCACTAGCAACtttaaatccccccccccccccccccccccccccccccccctccttcttgCAAAACATACGTTCCAACATTTGCTCGTTCCACCATGCCCGCCACAAGGCCGAGGATGATGTCTCACCGGCTTGTCCTGTCCGTGGCCAtcttcgccgtcgccgccctgcTCGCGCCGGGCGCCGCGGGATACCCGTGGCAGGACTGCAGCGACGACCAATTCGCGGCAGGCAGCAAGTACCTGGCCAACATCAACCTCCTCGCCGCCTCGCTCCCCAAGAACGCTTCGGCGTCCCCGGACCTCTTCGCCACCGCCGAGGCTGGCGCCGCCCCGGACAAGGTCTGGGCCCTCGCGCTCTGCCGCGGCGACGCCAACGCCACGTCCTGCCTCAGCTGCCTCGCGCAGGCCTTCCGGGACCTGCCCAACGTGTGCGACTACAGCAAGGTGGCCACCATGTACTACGACTCGTGCACGCTCCACTACTCCAACGCCTCCCGGGACCCCGCGCCGGTGGCGGCGCGGACATATAGGTACTGGGAGAGCACAAATGTCACGTCCGAGCAGGCCCAGTTCAACAGCCTCGTGGCCAGGCTCGTGAACGCCACCGCGGACTACGCCGCGTACAACTCCACGCGCCGGTATGCCTCCGGGGAGGCCGACTTCAACCGGGAGTTCCCCAAGATCTACAGCTGGGCGCAGTGCACGCCAGACCTGACCTCGTCGCAGTGCCGGCAGTGCCTCGCCAAGAACATGGTGCTGCTGCCGCAGCTGTTCGTGGACAGTACGGGAGCCAGAGCTCTTCAGGTCAGCTGTAGCTTCCGGTACCAGACCTATTCCTTCTTTGATGGCCCTGTCATGGTGCGGCTGCCAGCACCATCACCGAGCACCCAAGCACCAGCTCCTGCACCTGCACCTGTTGCGGTACCCACGGGTTTGACGCCGGCGACGGCATCCACACAAGGTGAGCTTTAATTTTCACCCTACCATGCTTGCATTTGCCTTACCAACGATTTGGCACAGTGATCGACAGCAAACAATTCAGTGTTTCCAGACTTTGGCAACGGACCAATCAGCCTTCTATACTTTATGATTCACAttctaatttttttttgaaaagaattGGCAAATTTTGGCAATGAACCCCCCCAAAAAAACCCTGAAAGATACCATGATAAAACCGCATTTATTTGTGTGTACTTTTGGAGGAGGTTAAATTAACTAGATGTTTGTTTATAGTACGCTAATAACATTTCTGTACCTAGCTTCTAACAAAAGGAGCCATGTGGAAAATATTTTCAAGTTAGAGCGCCTAGAGAAAAAAAAATGGTTCCAATTTACAAATCAAATGAGATAGCAATCCAAATTTAGAGAGAAATATGTGAAAAAATACTCTTTCTAACATATTTTCCATTTGAGCTGACATTGTTCTTGTACATTGCTCAATTCACAGGGAGAAAATACAGTGTCCCTAGCATGGTTCTTATTATTCTACTGCCTGTTGTAGCTGCCATAAACCTTGTGGCTTGCTTCTTTTTCTGGAGAAGGAAGCGGCCACTAGCAAAAACAAAACAGTCAGGTATGTGCAAAATTCACCAATTTTCAACGGGAAAGATTTCAAAGGACCCAGAACGACCTAGACTATGTACTCGTTGTGACATTGTTATCCACCATTAAACAGATCCCAGTTATTTCGCTGACGAGGAGGACAATGGAAGTGTAGACTCGATGTTGATTGACATTTCAACCTTGCGGGTTGCAACCTGGGATTTTGCAGATAGCAACAAGCTTGGTGATGGCGGATTTGGTGCGGTGTACAAGGTGCTAAATAGAAATATTTCTACTAAAATTGCCAACCATATTGAGATTTTGTTAATTGAGCTTAACTTTGGTTCAATCTATTAGGGTATTCTTCCAGACGGCGACGAAATAGCCGTGAAAAGACTATCGAAGAGCTCAACACAGGGAGTAGAGGAGCTAAAAAATGAACTCTCTTTGGTTGCAAAGCTTAGGCACAAGAACCTTGTCACACTTCTTGGCGTCTGCTTGGAGCAACAAGAGAGGCTGCTTGTCTACGAGTTCGTTCCTAACCGAAGCCTCGACCTCTTCCTTTTCGGTACTTACAACTGAAGCATGCTCAAGTCAATTATGGCCTCCTTCTCTCTACATATTCGACAATAATATATTCTATGTCCATTTATTTTAATAATAAAAAGCAGATGCTAAGAAACATGTAGAACTGGATTGGGAAAAGAGGTACAAGATCATTAATGGAATTGCTCGAGGACTGCAATACCTCCATGAAGACTCCCAGCTCAGAGTAGTCCACCGTGATCTCAAAGCAAGCAACATCTTACTTGACAAAGAAATGAATCCGAAGATATCAGATTTTGGAATTGCGAGACTATTTGGGCAAGACCAGACCCATGGAATAACGAAACATGTCGTCGGCACATAGTAAGTACTATAACACTTATATCAGGCCAATCCAAGTGGTATGTTGCTTAATAATCTAGTGGTAAGTAACTAAATATAATGTACCCCACCATGTTCTTACAGCGGATATATGGCGCCGGAGTACGTGATGCGTGGGAACTACTCCGTGAAATCTGATTCATTCAGCTTCGGTGTCATGGTTCTTGAGATTGTGACGGGAAGGAAGAACAATGACTACAATAATTCTGAGAAATCTCAAGATCTTCTTAATGTGGTATGTGCTTGTTGTTCGAATATCTAACACCATTATTACTAGAGAACAACGTGTTAACCACTTAGTAGGCCACAGTTTTTTTTTCTAACAAGGCAAAGATTTACCcatttcattaattaagaagagagcTTTCTGGCTAATTAGGGGAAAAAACGGGTGGAAACATGCACTTAGACTTAATTTTAAGCTCATGGCTACTAAAAATGGTGCAGATATGGGACCATTGGATGGCCACAACGGTGTTGGACATGATGGATCCATGCATGAACACCAGCTTCTCAGAGAGCGGCTTGCTAAGGTGCATCCATATAGGACTTCTTTGTGTTCAAGAAAACCCGGCTGATCGACCGCTTATGTCGTCTGTGGTCATGATGCTCGGAAGCGATACCGTGCCTCTCTCGGCCCCATCTAAGCCGGCGTTCTACGCCAAGAAGTCTAGCGACAACTTTGGCATCGCGTCAACTTAGTGCAATTAACATGTTCTTGAGTTGAAAATGAAAGAGGTCGACTCTCCGAGCAGTTTTAACACGGGCCCTCTTACCTTCTCTTTTACTAAAAGTGTATAATAGACCCGAGCTATTGATTTTATTAAGTAGTGATTCTGAgtaactcttaccttcttacctccGATGTGAAAAGAAGAGGTTAGAGGGGCCATGTTAAAATCACTTTGGCTCTAAAGTGGGTTTATTGAGTCAATGACTAAATAACATTGTGGTGCACTCGCTACATACATGCATTTCTGCTAAAGTGTGGTTTTTATTGACTCGTTGGACACATGTGTGTTGGTATGTATGGATAAACATGTAGAGCTACCGTGTTCATTTTTTACAGAAAAGACAgaagcccgactttataaataaagacATCATGGCAAGGTTCAGAATAAGGTTCAACAGGAAGGCATGGATAGTTCAGGGCAAACAAGCCACGTACAAATCCTAAATGATCAAACCAAAGGATGCGTAGGCTTGACAATAAACACATAAACTTTGCGGCGGTTCTCCAAGGGGGGCAATGGGGTATATACGGTGATAGTGGAGGCGCGGATCTTGGAAACTATCAATGCAACACCATCAACATCCAAGGCTTTAGCGAGAGGGGTCCACTGCTGAATAAAGACAACCATTTTAAACAATTAGTTAGTATGACAGTTTGTAAAAGAAATGCTCAATCGTAAATTTGTTACGAGTAGTCCGCAAAGACAACCCAAGAGAAGCAAAAGAATTCCAAAACACCCTAGCAAACCATCCCAGGTACTTTCAAGGATGCGCGGGGGAGACCAGGGAGGGGAAGTGGGCTCCGGCTTGACAGCACGGAGAAGCGTCTCCGGTGGCGCCGCCGGACTTTGGACGTGGAGGAGCGAGCGACGGAGCATCAGCTCCATCTGCTCCTCGTGACTAGTATCCATCATCGCATACATCATGTCCTGTGAGAGGATGAGTGTCTGCGGCGGTGACTGGTGCGGCGACACCGATGTTGCGGTGctggtcctcctcgtcgccggacGAGATGATGATCTCCTCCTTTGCGGAGGAGCCAGCCGCCGACGAGTAAGACGGTGTCGCCACAATCCTCCGGAGCCGTCTGCCGGTGTCGAGGCCCAAGACTTGTTCATCACTGGAGAGTACTTTGTGGACGGCGCCGAACAGACTTTTCCATCACTGGAGACTTGTCTATCTGCTTTAATGTGGCGCAACGCCCAAAGTTGGTTTCTCAGGACGCTGCATCCGCATTCAAGCGCCGTCGCCCGAGAGGTTGCGTCTGTCAATGTCATCCTCACGTCCGGTCACATCACGCGGCATCAATGTCGGCCGCTGCATGCTCTAGACCGGCATGAATGCAGGGCGAGAAGCGGCACGGGCGTCAGATAGAAAGCGTAGGAGATGGGGGTCGGGGTGGGTGGGTGGGCCAGAGTTGTCGGACGCGTGTGTGGCAGCGGTTCGGACGTCCGCAAAGCCCCTCCCCTAGTTTGCGAGAAAAAAAGACTTCCGGACCGGCTGGCAGACGGATACAGGACCGTATTAAATGACAAAATCACGTCCGGACCACATACACGCGGTTTAAGGGTCCGCGTTAGAGATGCCATTATGTCCCCCACCACCATGCTCAGCCTACCCGGCGAGACAAACCAGTCCATTggctccaccataatcctcgacgCGCCAGTTTTCCACGAGTGGGTCATCGAGTGGAAAACAAACAACGAGTCAAAGTTGATCAGCCGCCCGCGCAAGTGGCAAAGCCGTCCATGTCAAAGTTAAGCATCTTATTATGTGAAGACCAAGTACCGGCTAACAGGGGCGGACCTACGTTCACGTAGCCGGTGTCACAGGACACCGGGTAGAAATTGCGCTTACGTGTATACTACTTCGTATTTGAGGCTTGGACACCGGTAAAAAATTAATCTAGACACCCGTTGACTTAGTTGGAGTGAGCTCAGGCACGGCCCATCTAGTTGAAGGCCCATCCGGCTGTCAATCGTCTCGAGGGAGCAAAGAAAACAAGATAGCGATCGATTGGATCCTACCGCTCACATACGTGCTTATCCTGCGCCAGTTCGGTTGGTGCCTGCTTGCCTCCTTCCGTCGCAGCACCGCCGCCCCTCACCCCCTGAGCAATTGCTAGTCATCAGCCGCCATTCCCTGCGCTCATTCGCTGGCGGCTGCAGATTGCTAAATAATCAAAGGAAATAGTATTGCTCTCGGTAAGGTCGCCAATTTGTCTGAAACATATGTACATATCCCAATTTTCTCTAATTCTTTACCTAGATTGTATGGCCGGTGTTTTCAAATTCAAGGGTATTGCAACAGAGACACGGATTCTGTGATTTGATAAATTTTCCTTAGTGATTCACATCCATTTGGAACCTTGGATTATTTGTCGACGGTGCGGCAGCATTAAGACACAATGTCAAGTAAGTTTAACTTCACAACCATACATTTCGAAGAGCAAGCTTTATTTGTTGTTTCTGCCTACAAACACAAATAGTGTAACTCCTTGTGCACTTGTGATAACATAATAATCAACGAATTACGAGGGAATTTATGTTGCCTGATCATATTTGTTCCTATTGTTTGGAGATCTTATTTTTTATTGTTTAATTTTACACAATCAACAAGAATTTCAAGGGAACACTTCATTTtgataattattttttattattgGACATTTTAAGCTATTTAATGGGTTACTTTTGTGTATATTATTGCATAGTATCCATCATTTATGGCGTACACGTGGACCCCGGGAAGTTTTTGTTCTAGGTCCGCCCCTACCGGCTAAAGAATTAGTAATCCATTGTTCGGCAAGATGCGCAGCCCGTGCCCGTGGTCTAGTGGACGACGTAGGGTGTGACTTGTTTAACAATGATCCGGCCGTTTCTgcatcagtttgtctaattcacatctaaatGTTTTTTAAAGATGTCACATCTAAGTTCCCACAAATATACTTGCAGCAATCGGAAACAAAATAAAAACTAGAATAAAAAAATACACCACAAACAAAGTGGAAATCAGTTTAGATGTggcataactatgtcacatctaaatGTGTCCTAGAACGGAAGGCAGCAAGTTGCATCGCCAATTGCGTCGCGGTGTTCGTATGGGTCGCCGCCGGCGAGGTCCAGCCAAAGATGATTTCTAAACACTTGTGAAAAGATTTGGTTGACGGATGATTTCGTAGCCGCCTGCCTTTAGGACTTTGACCGCATGCGTCTCCGCTCTGCGTCTACACGTACGATGACACCGAATGCCACTTGGGAATTCCATGGTTTCCTCGCGCCCCGGCTCGTCCGGCAGACTATGTGGACCGAAAATGCTAGACTCACGGAGACTCACGGGGGTTTTACAGGCCTTCCTGCTAACCAATCTCTCTGCCCCTTGATTTTCAGGGGGTGCGGGCTCTTCCTCTCCTAGTTCGCAATCCTATTGGTCCATCTCTACTAGTCCGTGAAATCCGTATTAAATTCCTCCAAAGTCCAAGTTCAGTGGTATGGCTAGATAGCCACTAGCAGCATGTCGGGTCTATGGCCCTGGACAGACATCCATCACCTAAAATCAACGCGTTATCATATCGGGCTGATTGTCATAATAATCATCCGTATGATGATCGCAGTCAAAAagaaaacattctagtaaagtcgCCGTACCTCCCACGAACTGCAAAATAAATCGAGCATGCTGACCTTCATATTTGGAGGTTGGGGCGAGTGGCCTCCATGTCAATGGTCTGCTTTCAACCCAGAAGAGCGTCAATTTTTTTGAAGGACATTTCACTAAATTGATATATTAAGGTGATACAACCGTATTGAAACTTGAAAGAATGTATAGCCTCTGATGGTGTGATGGACACAACAAACAAGtctctcgaaataggctttcgccccgctttatatataaagcaacgaacCAAAATACACGGCCGAACGATACAATATGATGGGGAGGTCCCCTTACAAAGCATATAAAAAAGATACAACATGAGCCTAGAACATGCTAACACCTCGCCAAGGCCCGAACACAGACCCCTGAGCTCAATGACAACTCCCCCAAGAGGGTGACGGCGCGAAGTGTCACCGCTGCCGAGTCTGAGAACAGACAAAGGTTTTCACCGTGAGCCCTAGCACAGAGACAAGATCCACGATGCCGTCTTCAAGAAGCAAGCGGCACCCATgggcgtcgccgacggcggcgccAGTCGCCAGAAGCACGGGGCTTTCACTTGGACACACGCCTGCACCACCAAGAGGAGTCTCGACCACGACCTCAACGAGGGTCAGCTTGTCCATCCCAGATCTGGGCACTGCCATGGCAAGTATGAACCTCCCACCGCTACCTCCCCGTTCTCCCACACGACCGAGAGATGAAGCCACCACTGCTACCACGAAGCCTGTCGGAAAGCTAACCGTGGAGCCCATCGTCCGGGACCGCCATCCCGCATCCATGCCCCTGGGCACCGTTGATCATCCCCGTCTCAACCACCCAACCACAGTAGTAAGAGTGAAAGGGGCCACCTTTCACTCCCAGCCCGGCATCAGCCACCGGGTTTGGGTCGGCACCTCCATAGTAGGAAACGGCCACGCCTGCGTCCCCAGCCGATCCTGGTGGACCGGggctggggtgggggggggggggacaacctAGTGACTGCCGACAGCCACCGTTGAGCATGCTCGAACGCCGCCATGTCCATGGTCATTGCCACCGATCCGTATGACGAAACCGCAACGCCCGGAGGGCATCCCTCAAACTAACGCCACCACAAACACCAAGCAAGAGGGACACAACGCGAAGGCATCCAACGCGGACCAAGTCAACCCCCCATAGCAGAGCACCGTCGGCCGTCGTCCACCACCAGAAACCAGATCCGCGTCGACCGTTGAACGTCAGCTACCTGGATCACACCGCCGTCCAACCAAGAGTCCAAGACAACCGTGCTGCCCCAACACCTCCACGAACACCTCCCGGACCGCACCTGCCTATCCGGATAGCCCGCTCCGGCCTGCCTCGGGCCCAAAtccggcaaaaaaaaaacaaacatCGTTAAAAAAATACTAGAATATACACCATTTGTCGAACCAAATAGTCATTAGATCTACAATATTTTTTTGTCGATGATGCCAAATGTTGTATCAGTTGAAAATTACATGACTTAAATACACTAATCTTATACTTGATTCAAATTTTGTAACGTAGAAACATATATTATAACGTGAACACTGCCCTCCTGAAATGATAATCGGCAATAGCGAGACACTAAAGTGTCAAATGTAGGGTTTGATCACTAGTGGGAGGGGGTACTACCTCCCTTTT is from Triticum aestivum cultivar Chinese Spring chromosome 1B, IWGSC CS RefSeq v2.1, whole genome shotgun sequence and encodes:
- the LOC123148540 gene encoding cysteine-rich receptor-like protein kinase 6 — protein: MPATRPRMMSHRLVLSVAIFAVAALLAPGAAGYPWQDCSDDQFAAGSKYLANINLLAASLPKNASASPDLFATAEAGAAPDKVWALALCRGDANATSCLSCLAQAFRDLPNVCDYSKVATMYYDSCTLHYSNASRDPAPVAARTYRYWESTNVTSEQAQFNSLVARLVNATADYAAYNSTRRYASGEADFNREFPKIYSWAQCTPDLTSSQCRQCLAKNMVLLPQLFVDSTGARALQVSCSFRYQTYSFFDGPVMVRLPAPSPSTQAPAPAPAPVAVPTGLTPATASTQGRKYSVPSMVLIILLPVVAAINLVACFFFWRRKRPLAKTKQSDPSYFADEEDNGSVDSMLIDISTLRVATWDFADSNKLGDGGFGAVYKGILPDGDEIAVKRLSKSSTQGVEELKNELSLVAKLRHKNLVTLLGVCLEQQERLLVYEFVPNRSLDLFLFDAKKHVELDWEKRYKIINGIARGLQYLHEDSQLRVVHRDLKASNILLDKEMNPKISDFGIARLFGQDQTHGITKHVVGTYGYMAPEYVMRGNYSVKSDSFSFGVMVLEIVTGRKNNDYNNSEKSQDLLNVIWDHWMATTVLDMMDPCMNTSFSESGLLRCIHIGLLCVQENPADRPLMSSVVMMLGSDTVPLSAPSKPAFYAKKSSDNFGIAST